Proteins from one Bacillus thuringiensis genomic window:
- a CDS encoding helix-turn-helix domain-containing protein, whose protein sequence is MNDINVGHKIRAFRKGAGLTSKRLAELADITPSMLSQIEKGITNPSLQTLKLISVALNIPLFNFFLEDTNTEELVVRANQRKKITFPESGNVSYELLSPNLDGSLELALMNLLPQTASSMEPVAHKGEEIAFIMEGKVKLYLNDEVLLLNTGDSVKIPPYAKHKWENTSLNKVTVIFGVTPPSF, encoded by the coding sequence ATGAACGATATTAATGTTGGTCACAAAATTAGGGCATTTAGAAAAGGTGCCGGATTAACCAGTAAGCGTTTAGCAGAGTTAGCTGATATAACACCTTCCATGTTAAGTCAGATTGAAAAAGGAATCACAAACCCTTCATTACAAACACTAAAATTAATTTCTGTAGCATTAAATATTCCATTGTTTAATTTTTTCTTAGAGGATACCAATACAGAAGAATTAGTTGTACGAGCTAACCAAAGGAAAAAAATAACTTTTCCTGAAAGCGGCAATGTTTCGTATGAGCTATTATCTCCTAATTTAGATGGATCACTAGAATTGGCTCTAATGAATCTGTTACCTCAAACTGCTTCATCTATGGAGCCTGTAGCACATAAAGGGGAAGAAATAGCATTTATTATGGAAGGAAAAGTGAAACTATATCTAAATGATGAGGTTTTACTTCTCAATACAGGTGATAGTGTTAAAATTCCACCTTATGCAAAGCATAAGTGGGAAAACACTTCTTTAAACAAAGTCACTGTTATATTTGGAGTAACTCCACCATCTTTTTAA
- a CDS encoding serine dehydratase, with the protein MAAAAKKWEKDLLRNKGATIFEYTAGYSKAVEERIQVNKNQMCYLIEFRSV; encoded by the coding sequence ATGGCAGCAGCTGCGAAAAAGTGGGAAAAAGATTTACTTAGAAACAAAGGGGCTACTATTTTTGAATATACAGCGGGCTATAGTAAAGCGGTAGAAGAAAGAATACAAGTTAATAAGAATCAAATGTGCTATTTGATTGAGTTTCGTTCAGTTTGA